One stretch of Hevea brasiliensis isolate MT/VB/25A 57/8 chromosome 12, ASM3005281v1, whole genome shotgun sequence DNA includes these proteins:
- the LOC131171429 gene encoding putative receptor-like protein kinase At3g47110, with amino-acid sequence MAFSKPSFYTLVHPQVFLFFFINLGCLQASASVRETDELALLEFKQGISDPHGIFNSWNDSLHFCNWTGITCGRRHQRVISLVLEGQNLFGSISPHIGNLSFLRLINLQNNTFHGEIPQQVGKLFRLQEFLLGNNSLQGEIPLNLSHCSQLKMIYLQSNNLTGKIPAEFGSLMKLEIIELRYNYLTGEIPRSLSNLSSLTIFSAMYNNLEGSIPNEMGRFKSLNIFAVSANRLSGTISPSLFNITSLSYLAIAVNQLSGSLPDNICSTLPNLQNIVVGGNYFSGPIPNSLPNASQLQRVDMSGNDFVGQVPTNLGNLQSLLWLNFEINNLGSNSSNDLLFLTSLTNCSNLEMFSIYGNKFGGVLPGSVANFSTGLFRLYMGENEITGIIPAAMENLVNLIALHMNENLFTGFIPSQLGKLQKLQSLFLSYNQLSGQIPSSIGNLTQLSRLVLSGNKLEGSIPSRIRNCQHLYALYIAENRLSGELPKEVLGLTSLSKILNLSFNSFTGHLPAEVGKLKNVNTLDISENNLSGEIPGTIGGCSSLEYLYMQGNFFQGTIPSSLASLEGLQYLDLSRNKLSGQIPKDLQEIPYLQYLNLSFNDLEGEVPERGVFTNVSALSLIGNNKLCGGIPELGLPKCPTRILKKVKAHTLKLVVAIACVVPTVLSILIFFLIRWMRKSRSKPSSASLEMNHLLKVSYKELYQGTDGFSSSNLIGSGGFSSVYKGFLPQVERPVAVKVLNLEQTGAIKSFMAECNSLGNIRHRNLVKLVTCCSSLDYKSNAFKALIFEYMGNGSLEKWLHPCEEGENQKRSLNLLQRLNIAIDVASALHYLHDLCGKPIIHCDLKPSNVLLDDDMVAHVSDFGLAKLFSINSNSSLSQTSTSRIKGTVGYIAPEYGMSGIASKEGDVYSYGILVLEMFSKRRPTDEMFKEGINLHNFVKAALPKRLLQTVDPILLPKEIANEECDDDATVEAEETNHHENLSQVTTNLRQCLVSILEIGVACSMESPMERMNMADVMKKLHLIQKTLLDIQIPKK; translated from the exons ATGGCGTTTAGTAAACCCAGCTTTTATACACTTGTGCATCCGCAAgtgtttcttttcttctttattaACCTAGGATGCCTGCAAgccagtgcttcagtgagagagacAGATGAACTTGCTTTGCTCGAATTCAAACAAGGGATAAGTGATCCACATGGTATCTTCAACTCATGGAATGATTCTCTCCATTTCTGCAACTGGACTGGAATCACATGCGGTCGACGCCATCAAAGAGTCATCTCCTTGGTCTTAGAAGGGCAGAATCTGTTTGGATCCATATCACCACATATTGGTAACCTCAGTTTTCTCAGGTTGATCAACCTCCAAAACAACACCTTCCACGGTGAAATTCCACAGCAAGTTGGCAAGTTATTTCGACTGCAAGAATTTCTTCTCGGAAATAATTCATTACAAGGTGAAATTCCACTCAATTTGAGTCACTGCTCCCAACTCAAGATGATATATTTACAGTCGAATAATCTCACTGGAAAAATTCCAGCAGAATTTGGCTCTCTGATGAAGCTAGAGATTATTGAACTTCGTTATAACTATCTGACTGGAGAAATTCCACGTTCTCTAAGCAACCTTTCATCACTTACAATATTTTCTGCCATGTATAATAATTTAGAGGGAAGTATTCCAAATGAGATGGGTCGATTTAAAAGCTTGAATATTTTTGCCGTTTCAGCTAATAGACTATCAGGTACAATCTCTCCATCTCTTTTCAACATTACATCTTTGAGTTATCTGGCAATTGCGGTCAACCAACTGAGTGGGAGTCTACCTGACAACATTTGCTCCACTCTTCCAAATCTTCAGAATATTGTAGTTGGTGGAAACTATTTCTCTGGCCCAATCCCAAATTCACTGCCCAATGCATCTCAACTTCAAAGAGTTGATATGAGTGGTAACGATTTTGTGGGACAAGTTCCCACTAATCTTGGAAATTTACAGAGTCTACTGTGGCTGAACTTCGAGATCAATAATCTTGGAAGTAATTCATCGAATGACTTGCTTTTCTTGACCTCCTTGACAAACTGTAGTAATCTAGAAATGTTTTCTATTTACGGAAACAAATTTGGAGGTGTCTTACCAGGCTCTGTAGCGAATTTTTCAACTGGGCTCTTTAGATTATATATGGGAGAAAATGAAATCACTGGAATTATTCCTGCGGCAATGGAGAATCTTGTCAACTTAATTGCATTGCATATGAATGAAAACCTTTTCACAGGTTTCATCCCATCTCAGCTTGGAAAGCTTCAAAAGCTACAATCATTATTTTTAAGCTACAATCAATTGTCAGGTCAAATTCCGTCCTCCATTGGTAACCTCACTCAATTATCTCGTCTAGTGCTGTCTGGAAACAAATTGGAAGGAAGCATTCCTTCAAGAATTAGAAATTGCCAACATTTATATGCTTTATATATTGCAGAAAATAGACTCAGCGGAGAGTTACCTAAGGAAGTTTTAGGTCTTACTTCTTTATCAAAAATACTAAACTTATCTTTTAACTCTTTCACTGGGCACTTACCAGCAGAAGTGGGAAAGCTTAAAAATGTAAATACACTAGATATCTCAGAAAACAATCTTTCAGGTGAAATTCCTGGAACCATTGGAGGTTGCTCGAGCCTAGAATATCTTTATATGCAAGGAAATTTTTTCCAAGGAACCATCCCTTCATCTTTAGCTTCCCTTGAAGGCCTTCAATATTTAGATCTTTCACGAAACAAATTGTCAGGACAAATTCCAAAAGATCTCCAAGAAATACCTTATCTCCAATACTTGAATCTTTCGTTCAATGATCTTGAGGGAGAGGTACCAGAAAGAGGAGTATTTACTAATGTCAGTGCATTATCACTGATTGGGAATAACAAGCTTTGCGGTGGTATCCCAGAACTTGGCTTGCCAAAATGCCCCACCAGAATCTTGAAGAAAGTGAAAGCCCATACTCTTAAGCTAGTGGTTGCAATTGCTTGTGTGGTTCCAACTGTGCTTTCGATTCTGATCTTTTTCCTTATTCGCTGGATGAGAAAATCAAGAAGCAAGCCTTCTTCTGCATCCTTAGAAATGAACCACCTTCTAAAGGTATCTTATAAAGAACTTTATCAAGGAACGGATGGATTCTCTTCTAGCAATTTAATTGGTTCAGGTGGCTTTAGCTCCGTATATAAAGGATTTCTACCTCAAGTCGAAAGACCAGTAGCTGTCAAGGTCCTCAACCTCGAGCAAACGGGTGCCATTAAGAGCTTCATGGCTGAATGCAATTCGTTGGGGAACATAAGGCATCGAAATCTTGTCAAGCTTGTAACATGTTGCTCCAGCTTAGATTACAAATCAAATGCATTCAAAgctttaatttttgaatatatGGGGAATGGAAGCCTGGAAAAGTGGCTGCATCCATGTGAAGAAGGTGAAAATCAGAAAAGAAGCTTGAACCTTCTTCAAAGACTTAATATCGCCATTGACGTAGCATCAGCATTGCATTATCTACATGACCTCTGTGGAAAGCCTATCATTCATTGTGACCTGAAACCCAGCAATGTTCTTCTTGATGATGACATGGTTGCTCATGTAAGTGATTTTGGTCTAGCAAAACTCTTCTCAATCAACAGCAATTCATCTCTGAGTCAAACCAGCACATCTAGAATCAAAGGAACCGTTGGTTATATTGCTCCAG AATATGGAATGAGTGGTATAGCATCGAAAGAAGGAGATGTTTATAGCTATGGGATTCTTGTGTTAGAGATGTTCTCCAAAAGAAGACCAACTGATGAAATGTTTAAAGAGGGAATAAATCTCCATAATTTTGTTAAGGCAGCACTGCCAAAAAGACTTTTACAAACTGTGGATCCAATCCTTCTCCCTAAAGAAATAGCAAATGAAGAATGTGATGATGATGCCACCGTGGAAGCAGAAGAAACCAATCACCATGAGAACTTGAGCCAGGTTACAACAAATCTGAGACAATGCCTAGTTTCAATACTTGAAATTGGAGTTGCATGTTCAATGGAGTCACCTATGGAACGAATGAATATGGCTGATGTCATGAAAAAGTTGCATTTGATACAGAAAACTCTTCTAGATATTCAGATACCCAAAAAATAG